In Fragaria vesca subsp. vesca linkage group LG5, FraVesHawaii_1.0, whole genome shotgun sequence, the genomic stretch ATTGAATAAAGGTTGAAACTTTTCGCTTAAAATCCAATCTTTTTTATTTTTCTTCTGAAGATTAACCAACTTAGACCAAACTGAATGAAAATCAAGCTGTTTAGACGAGACAAAATCCTAAAGGAACAAAGAACAAAAGGCAATACGAAGTTGGAGTCTTCGAAGGTTATACTTACTTTTAAGGTTTAAAGAGGATAACAGGGAACACGTTGCCGGCGAAAACCAGTTTAGGTCGGTAATTTCAGCGAGAGAGATCACAGACACACTGAGAGTCATTAAAACCCAAACTCTGCTTTGGGCTGACCCGATATCTGGAGTAGGATTTTTTCGCTTAAAATCTAACGGCCCAGATTGTTTCTTCTCGTTTTGTCTCTTAAATTGTGTCCCGCAGGTGAGCAGCTCTGCTTTATTATTATTATTATTATTATTATGCAAAAGATATGAAGGGGAAGAAGTACAAGCCAATCTAAAAGGCATGGCTTCTGTTGCGTCTTGGCATCCTCTGTTCCTTCGACCTCGCACATCCCATTTCACCACGACCTCCTACAACACAGGTGAAGCTCTCAGCTCATCTCCACTGTCCATCTTTCATGTTACCATTGACAGGTCAAACTTCACTAATAAGCTACCTTCTTCGTGCTTGTTTCACTTTCTTTAGGCACCGCCATATGTAGAAAGAGCTATCTGCAATGTTGCAACAACAAAGAACAAGAACCACAACCAGAACAAGAAGAAAAATCGGTGTATGTAACTTTAGAGCATTAATGGAAATAAATGGAAGCTTTTGCTTATTGGTTCTTACTGATATACTTGTTTTTTTGCTTCATTTCCAGTTTTGGGATGCAATGCCAAGCCAAGAGAAGACAAGTTTTGCTTGGGACTACTTTTGCTGCATTTTCTTTTCCGGAAATTTATTCCAACATTGCATTGGCCGAGAATGGTAATAAATAAATAACAATTTATTCCTCATTTTCATATCGAAAGCATTTTGATTCTTCATACTTTGGAGTTGAACTTATAGTTTATGTTGCAGACGATTTTCGTGTTTTCACCGATGATGTCAACAAGTTCCAGATATCAATTCCCCTAGGTGAATGCCCACTCTCAATATCCATGTACTACTACAAATTAGATTAGTTGAATTATAATGAGGAGGCACTGATGAATGCTTTGGTCTTTGTTTATGGAGACTGGCAAGTAGGCGCAGGGGAACCAAGTGGGTTCAAGTCAGTTACTGCTTTTTACCCGGAAGAGGGATCTAGCTCAAGTGTGTATTCTTTCTTCTATAATCTCAAGCTTGTTACTTTTGGCTCAAGTAGTACTTCATATTGGGTTCCTGAATGTGTCATTGCATGAATTACGATTGCTTCATGCTTCAGTTAGTGTCGTAATCACGGGGCTTGGTCCGGATTTTACGAAGATGGAATCCTTTGGCAAAGTTGACGAATTCGCTGAGACTCTGGTAGGCTCGTAATATCAGAATCTATGTTATGTTTCTTTCTTCCATCAGAATTGAGAAGTGGCTTAGCTTGCTAATGTGATCCTATATTTCAAAGGTCAGTGGACTAGATAGGAGCTGGCAAAGGACAGCAGGAGTTGCAGCAAAACTCATAGATTGCAAATCATCTAAAGGGATTTACTACATTGAGTATTCGCTACAGAAACCTGGTGAAAGTATCAAGCACCTCTATTCAGCTCTTGGGATGGCAAACAACGGCTGGTACAACAGACTATATACCGTCACTGGCCAGGTATGGTTTCCACAACTACCATTGTTCTTTACAACTACTCTCATACGTTAACTGCCTCACATGCTAGAGAGAGAGAAATGCAGTTCCACTTTAAGATTCTTTCTCTTATAAATGTTAGCGGTTATACATACAAAGATTGAATGGTGACAGTGGAATATTTTCTGCAGTTTGGAGAGGAGGAAGCGGATAAATACAGATCCAAAATTGAGAAGGTTAGCTTAACTCAAGATTTTCTGTAGGATTTTCTTGACAAAGAAAAATCTCATATTAATATAGAATAAAAGACCTTTAGACAGTCCAGGGTGATACGTGGAACTGACTTCTGATTTAAAGAAAGTTCAATTCATGTTTATTGGGTTTTGCAGGCTGTAAAATCCTTCAAGTTCATATGATAAACAACCTCCAGAGGGGCAGAGTTTGAATTGTGAACTACGGTTTACCAATTTTGATTGGGTCAGTTGTACACAAATTTTTCATCGTAATCTAATGTAATACATTTGAATCAAACAGCTGCTGAGAAGAGATTATGCAGATTGTGTAAATAACCACAGATTTGTGTAAATAACATTGCAGCAGCACCTTATAAAAGTTGGAAATCATAGAAACTTTGTTATGAATACTAGTTGTGCTATTATGAAAGCTTCTCGTTTCTTTTACAAAAAAGGAAAGAAGAATACATATATACATATATATATATATATATCAGAAAATATATATATATATATATATTCATATATTCCAGTGTAAATCAAACCAATAACCAGACCACACCTAAACGAGTACAAAACGCAATGGACTACATGGGTACTTTTCTTATTATTCAAACTGAGAAACTGTCTTCGGGAACACATTCCAATTTCTCATAACTAACCAGTTCACTAGCTAGCTAGTCTTTATTTCCACTTTCTTCGTATAGTCGTTAACAGCATCGACAATCGTCTCCTCTAATGGCCTATACTTCCAACCAAGTTTCTGCAATTTCTCTGAAGTGATCTTTATGTCTTCATTTACTTCAATGATTCTGTCATGTTTATGCAAAAACCTAATTAACTGATCATTATAATCTAACAAAAAGAGAAAGAGGAATGACAAATGACTGATTGCTTTGAATGAATACTTGTTTAATAACACCAATTGGAGCTTGATCGATTACCTTTTGGGATAGTTATAATTTGGATACAAGCCCTTCAACATCTTCACCAAAGATTGCACATTTATCACATAAGATGTACAAATGTATCTGCCTCCTGCTTCTGGCTTTTTATATGCCAGAAGTAGTGCTTCAGCTACATCACGCACATCGACAACAGGACGAACACGGTTCTCAACAGATTCGAGTCCATCTAATCATATGAAATTAAAACAGAAATAAATTAATAAAAAGGAAATAAAGGATGAGTTATTCATTAACCTAGCACATTTAAACATAATGTGCATCCACACACTGTACTACTATTAGAGTAATTTCTCTCGGAGGCAATAGGCACTAGAAGCAGAAAAGTAAAAGAAAACAGAAGAAGGATGAAACGGAAGGAGTAACCTTTCAGAAGAGACATCAGCACCAAGTTACTTGAATTTACTGTTGATTGCAGCATTGGACCAAAAACAAAGGAAGGGCAAACTGTTATGATTCTCGGTTCACTTTTCTTTGCATACTCCAAAGCTTCAGTTTCTGCCATTGTCTTGGCAAGACAATAGTTGCCAAAGTTTGTCTGTAATGTGTTCATTAGACCATAACGAGATAAACCAGTTGAAAAATGAAATTGAAGATCAATGTAATTCGAATGTCAAATAAATAAACTTCAGGAGAACTAGCATTGTTATTATACCTTAGCTCTCTTGCAATACTCAGGGTCAGACCGACACTCTTCATCCATAGGTTGATCCTTGGGCCATTTCGGGTTGTATACAACAGCACCAGCAGATGACACGACCACAACCCTCTTTACTTTTGCCTTGATACATGCATCTAGTACATTCCGTGTGCCCCTCAGAGCAGGTTCGATAAATTCTCCCTGCATAAAAATTAGATATTTCACCCATTATTCAGTTAAGTTTGTTGGAATTAATTTGAAAACTAGATAGGGTATTGGCTAAAACTCGGTCTAGATTTTGGCCTTGTAAACTCAAGGTACAGTGATGGATACTAAAACAGCCAAATCATTTAGGATACTTATGATCGATAGAGTAAAAGTCTTGCATAGCAACTTATATGCATTCACTATTCAATTGTGAGAAGACATATAGACATGTTCAACACTGCCTATTTATCATGCTATATGTTATGTTTTCGCTTCATTCGATCATGCATAAGTTGAACCTGCATCTATGTATCTAGAGGACATAGGCATCTATGCATAATGTTAAAGTCTGCAGGGTCGAAATGAACAAAATCTTGCCTCATCATGGAAAACGGAATTTTCGTCGGAAGGAACAGAGGAGGCAACATGGAAAACACCAGAACACCCAGAAATGGCAGCACAAAGACCTTCAAAGTCGAACAAGTCTGCCTTGAACAGTTGCAAATTCTCAGAAGCGTTTACCAACTTCTTCAAATGACCATTCTTCTCATTACCTGCAACAAGTTTTGATGAGAATCAAGTGCGATCGTATATCATTACATATCGAAAACGAGACAGAAAAGAAGACGGAAAATAATTACATGGGTCTCTAGCAGTGCCATGAACTTTGTAGCCCTCAGAGAGAAGCAACTTGGTGACCCAAGATGCCACAAAGCCTCCAGCTCCAGTTACACACACCGTTTCTTTCTCTCCCATTGTTAGCAAACATGAACAAGATCTGTTCTGAAAGTTTGGAACTTGTTGAAGACTTTAGGCAGTGGAAGACTGGAAGGCGACAATAGATGACATGTTTGTTTTGTCAGGTGAATTGTTCAAGGAGGGAATGCGTGACAAGTCTCAGGCATGCACAAAGCCTTTTCAACACTTGGGACGTT encodes the following:
- the LOC101302662 gene encoding psbP domain-containing protein 3, chloroplastic-like is translated as MASVASWHPLFLRPRTSHFTTTSYNTGTAICRKSYLQCCNNKEQEPQPEQEEKSVFGMQCQAKRRQVLLGTTFAAFSFPEIYSNIALAENDDFRVFTDDVNKFQISIPLDWQVGAGEPSGFKSVTAFYPEEGSSSISVVITGLGPDFTKMESFGKVDEFAETLVSGLDRSWQRTAGVAAKLIDCKSSKGIYYIEYSLQKPGESIKHLYSALGMANNGWYNRLYTVTGQFGEEEADKYRSKIEKAVKSFKFI
- the LOC101302947 gene encoding cinnamoyl-CoA reductase 2-like — protein: MGEKETVCVTGAGGFVASWVTKLLLSEGYKVHGTARDPCNEKNGHLKKLVNASENLQLFKADLFDFEGLCAAISGCSGVFHVASSVPSDENSVFHDEGEFIEPALRGTRNVLDACIKAKVKRVVVVSSAGAVVYNPKWPKDQPMDEECRSDPEYCKRAKTNFGNYCLAKTMAETEALEYAKKSEPRIITVCPSFVFGPMLQSTVNSSNLVLMSLLKDGLESVENRVRPVVDVRDVAEALLLAYKKPEAGGRYICTSYVINVQSLVKMLKGLYPNYNYPKRIIEVNEDIKITSEKLQKLGWKYRPLEETIVDAVNDYTKKVEIKTS